GCCCGCATTTTCCGGCCATCTCAAGGCCGGACAGGATTGCAGGGGAGATGGGTGCGCCTCTCCCCCTTCCGGTCGTCAGGCGCATCGTCCTGGTGACATCTCCGCGCTGGAATTGTTGTTTGACAGGCATGAGGGGGCGGCGTAAACTGAAACTGTACAGTACAGTACAGTACAGTACAGTACAGTACAGTACAGTACAGTACTGTACAGTACGGTACTGTACAGTACGGTACAGTACATCTTGCAATGGGCCATGGGATCATCTGATGAGAACGAAAAACACCCGGAAAAGACAGGCCATTCTTGATGTCGCTACCCAGGCGTTTCGTGAATTGGGTTACGAGCGGACTTCCATGTCCGAAATTTGTGCCCGTGTCGGGGGCTCGAAGGCGACGCTTTACAACCATTTCGTCTCGAAGGAGGAGCTTTTTTTCGAGGTCATATTCATGGCCAATGAAATAGAGTTTCATGCGACCAACGCCTGTCTTGATCCGAAAACGGAGGACGTTTCAGCAGCCTTGCTTGCCTTTGGCGAGCATTTTTTGCGCTTGCTCTATGCGCCGGAGATGTTGCCCATACGGCGCCTGGTCATTGCCGAGTCAGGGCGATCCAATCTTGGACGCATCTGTTATGAAAGGGGATTGAAACGCATCCACGACCTGTTGGCCGCTTTTCTCCACAGCGTGATGACCCGCGACGTATCAGGCCTGACAGATCCAGCCGTGGCAGCCTGGCATTTGCTTGGACTGCTGGAGGCGGAACTTTTTCCACGTTGCATGCTTTGCGTGCAGGAAGTGACCAGCGAAGAGGAGATCAGGGGTTGTACACAACGCGCCGTTGGCGCCTTCATGACTGCATATGGCAGGAGTCTTCCATGAACAAGGTCTCTGTCTCTTCCCTATTCATTCTGTTTTTGTCGGTTGTTTGCGGCGCGGGTGGGCCATGGGAGGTCGCTGTGGCTGGTGGCGCCATGCCGCCACCGGAAGTTGACGTTTTCACAGTGCGTGCGGGGGAGGTGACGCTAACCCGGGATTTGCCGGGCCGCCTGCAAGCCTGGCGCACGGCTGAGGTGCGGGCGCGGGTGGAAGGGATTATTGAAAAACGTCTCTTCGCGGAAGGGTCCGATGTCCGGGTCGGGGAGACTTTGTTCCAGATCGACGCACGCGCCTACCAGGCAGCCTATGAAGCCGCCACCGCCGACGTGGAGGCGGCGCGTCTGGTGGTGGAGCGCCACAAATCGCTTCTGGGTATCAAGGCGGTCAGCAGACAGGAGTTCGACGCTGCCCAGGCCAGACTTAAACAGACGCAGGCAGCGCTCACCCGCGCCAAACTTGACCTGGAGAATACCCGGGTTCCGGCGCCGATTGCCGGTCGTGTCGGGCGCACGCTGGTGACCGAGGGGGCCTTGGTCGGTCGGGGTGAGGCGACCCATCTGGCAACCATTGAACAGCTTGACCCGATCTACGCCAACTTTTCCCAACCTGGTGCGGAGATGCAGCTCCTGCGGGCCGCCAGCAAAGCGGGCCAGTCCGGAGAGACCCAGGCAGCCAAAGTGGAGCTGTTGCTCGGCGATGGCGGTCTTCATGAACAAGCGGGCCAGGTTGTCTTTGCGGACATGGCGGTTGATCCCTCTACGGGTGCGGTGTCGTTGCGTGCCCGCTTTCCCAACCCGGAACGTACCCTGTTGCCCGGCATGTTTGTGCGCGTGCGTTTAGTCACCTCTTTCACCCATGTCATCCGGGTGCCGCAACGCGCTGTGCAGGGCGGGCAGCAGGGCCAGTCCGTGCGGATCGTCAGCGCTGACGGCAAGGTTGCGCCACAGCCCGTCAAGACCCGTGGCATGGTCGATGGGGATTTTATCATCAGCGAAGGGTTGAAGGGTGGTGAACAAGTGATCGTCAACGGCTGGCAGAAGGCCCCCCCGGGCACGACGGTCAAGCCCGTGTCCTGGCCCCCCGAGATGGCTTCCGGCTTTTCACCCCCTTCGGTGACGACGCCCACCCCCAAGACGGGAGAGTGACCCATGTTCTCCAGGTTTTTTATTGATCGACCGGTGTTTGCCTGGGTGATTGCACTCATCATTCTGCTGGGCGGGACGTTGGCATTCAATCATCTGCCAGTGGCGCAATATCCATCCGTAGCCCCCCCGGCCCTTGCCATTACCGTCATCTATCCCGGGGCCTCGGCCCAGGTGGTCGAGGAGACGGCATCGGCCCTGATCGAGCAGGAGATGAATGGCATCGACAACCTGCTTTACATGGAGTCCGCTTCGGAGATCGGCACCGGCACGGTGACACTGACCTTTGCCACCGGCACTGACCTCAACCATGCCTCGGTGGAGGCGCAAAACCGCATCAAACGGGTCGAGGCGCGCCTGCCGGACGATGTGCGCCGCTTGGGCGTGACGGTGAACAAGACGGTACGCAACTATGTCATGTTCGTCGCCATCTTCTCGCCCGACAAGAGCAAGGATTTTATTGCCCTGGGCAGCTACGCCGCAGCCAACGTGTTGGAACCGATCCGGCGTGTTCCCGGTGTGGGCGAGGCGCTGCTGTTCGGCACCGAATACGCCATGCGCATCTGGCTGCAACCGGACAAATTGCAGGGCTATCGGCTCGCGCCCGCCGATGTGGCCAAGGCCGTGCGTGCCCAGAACGTTCAGGTCGCCTCCGGTGAGTTGGGTCAATTGCCGGCCTCGCAAGGGCAGGAACTCAACGCGGTGATCGTCACCAAAAGCCGCCTCTCTTCGCCTGAAGAGTTTGGCAACATCGTCGTGCGCACCCAGCCGGATGGTTCCACGCTTCGCGTCAAGGACGTGGCGCGGGTGGAGTTGGGGGCGCAGGATTACAGCGTTTCTGCCCGCCTCGATGGTCAACCCACCGCCGCCGTTGCGATCCGTTTGTCCCCCGGGGCCAATGCCATCGATACGGTGCGGGCGGTCAACGCCAGGATGACCGAACTGGCAAAGTTTTTCCCGCCGGGCATTGCCTGGATCGTTCCTTACGACACTTCGGAATTTGTCAAGATTTCCATTCGCGAGGTGGGTAAAACTCTGGTGGAGGCCGTGTTTCTGGTGTTTTTGGTCATGTATCTTTTCCTGGGCAACCTGCGCGCCACCCTGATCCCGATCATCGTTGTGCCGGTGGCCCTGGTGGGTGGCATGGTGGGATTGTATATATTTGGTTATTCGATCAATGTTCTGACGCTGTTTGCCATGGTGCTGGCCATTGGCATCGTTGTGGACGATGCCATCGTTGTGGTGGAGAATGTCGAACGCATCATGTTCAGCGAAGGATTATCCCCCCGGGACGCCACCCGCAAGGCGATGGATCAAATCGTTGCGCCCATCGTTGCCATCACGCTGGTCTTGTCGGCGGTGTTTGTGCCGATGGCTTTTTTCAGCGGGGCGACCGGGGCCATCTATCGCCAATTTTCCGTTACCCTGATCCTGACCATCCTTTTTTCGGCCCTGATGGCCCTGACACTGACACCGGCGCTCTGTGCCAAACTGCTCCGCCATCGACCAGGCCATGCCATCCCATCGTCGCCGGAAGCGTCCGGTCGGTTCAACCATATGTTCAGCCGATTCACCCACGGCTATGCCTCCTGGGTGGGGCGGGCCATGCGCACCGCTGGGCGTTATCTGTTCATTTATGCCGCGATCATGGCCGCCACCGGTTGGTTGTTCACCCGGTTGCCGGGCAGCTTTTTGCCGGAAGAGGACCAGGGCTACTTTCTCAACATGGTCCAGTTGCCGCCGGGCGCGACCCAGGAACGAACCTTGGCCGTGCTGTCCGCCATGGAGAGGCATTACCTCAAACAACCAGAGGTTGAGCATGTTATTGGTGTTGCAGGTTTTTCCTTCTTCGGACGCGGCCAGAACGCCGCCCTGGCCTTTG
This genomic stretch from Magnetococcales bacterium harbors:
- a CDS encoding TetR/AcrR family transcriptional regulator: MRTKNTRKRQAILDVATQAFRELGYERTSMSEICARVGGSKATLYNHFVSKEELFFEVIFMANEIEFHATNACLDPKTEDVSAALLAFGEHFLRLLYAPEMLPIRRLVIAESGRSNLGRICYERGLKRIHDLLAAFLHSVMTRDVSGLTDPAVAAWHLLGLLEAELFPRCMLCVQEVTSEEEIRGCTQRAVGAFMTAYGRSLP
- a CDS encoding efflux RND transporter periplasmic adaptor subunit, with protein sequence MPPPEVDVFTVRAGEVTLTRDLPGRLQAWRTAEVRARVEGIIEKRLFAEGSDVRVGETLFQIDARAYQAAYEAATADVEAARLVVERHKSLLGIKAVSRQEFDAAQARLKQTQAALTRAKLDLENTRVPAPIAGRVGRTLVTEGALVGRGEATHLATIEQLDPIYANFSQPGAEMQLLRAASKAGQSGETQAAKVELLLGDGGLHEQAGQVVFADMAVDPSTGAVSLRARFPNPERTLLPGMFVRVRLVTSFTHVIRVPQRAVQGGQQGQSVRIVSADGKVAPQPVKTRGMVDGDFIISEGLKGGEQVIVNGWQKAPPGTTVKPVSWPPEMASGFSPPSVTTPTPKTGE
- a CDS encoding efflux RND transporter permease subunit, producing the protein MFSRFFIDRPVFAWVIALIILLGGTLAFNHLPVAQYPSVAPPALAITVIYPGASAQVVEETASALIEQEMNGIDNLLYMESASEIGTGTVTLTFATGTDLNHASVEAQNRIKRVEARLPDDVRRLGVTVNKTVRNYVMFVAIFSPDKSKDFIALGSYAAANVLEPIRRVPGVGEALLFGTEYAMRIWLQPDKLQGYRLAPADVAKAVRAQNVQVASGELGQLPASQGQELNAVIVTKSRLSSPEEFGNIVVRTQPDGSTLRVKDVARVELGAQDYSVSARLDGQPTAAVAIRLSPGANAIDTVRAVNARMTELAKFFPPGIAWIVPYDTSEFVKISIREVGKTLVEAVFLVFLVMYLFLGNLRATLIPIIVVPVALVGGMVGLYIFGYSINVLTLFAMVLAIGIVVDDAIVVVENVERIMFSEGLSPRDATRKAMDQIVAPIVAITLVLSAVFVPMAFFSGATGAIYRQFSVTLILTILFSALMALTLTPALCAKLLRHRPGHAIPSSPEASGRFNHMFSRFTHGYASWVGRAMRTAGRYLFIYAAIMAATGWLFTRLPGSFLPEEDQGYFLNMVQLPPGATQERTLAVLSAMERHYLKQPEVEHVIGVAGFSFFGRGQNAALAFVRLKDWQGRPGETSSARALVHKANMAFFGIKEAMVFAINPPSIPELAATGGFDFRLQDRGGQGREKLLEARNMMLGMAAKDARLNGVRPEGQDAAPQLFLDIDRIKAQTLGVAMADLNDTMQSALGVAYINDFVRQGRILRVQMQADSDTRRSIEEILRLPIRNDKGGMVQLSELATPSWVVGAPKLDRYNGLPAMKIAGAPAPGRSTGEAMAAMEEIAQKLPSGLGYEWSATSYEERLSGAQAPLLYGISLLVVFLVLAALFESWSIPFAVMLVVPLGVFGVAVAVALRGLPNDVYLKVGLIAIIGLATKNAILIVEFAEKLQEQGRDLLDATRAACSLRFRPILMTSIAFVAGVTPLAISTGAGAESRHAIGTGVVGGMIAATVLAVFLVPVFYIVVRRIFPARAKPAMGSDHA